CCACGACACGGAATAGAGAAGTCTATCAATATACCAACTGCGACGAGACACAGTACTTCCGACCAACGAGAAACTCCTTTAGTGCAAACAACGTCCAGCTCGGGTTGCTGCTTGTGTTGAGTGACGTGACCGATGAAGAACGCTACAGACGGCGGCTCGAAGCCCAAAACGACCGTCTTGAACAGTTCACTGGTATGGTTTCCCACGACCTCCGGAACCCGCTCAACGTCGCCCAAGGTAATAGTGAGATCATCTATGAACTCCTTGACGCCACGAAAACTGACGACGGGTACGAACCGTTGTCTGATGAGACCCTTGATACAGTCGTTACCTCGGCGAAGACCCTATCCAACACTCTTGATCGAATGGAACGCTTGATCGATGACTTGCTCGTATTGGCCCGACAGGGCCAAGCAATCGATAGCCGTGAGGTGGTGTCACTGGCAGCCATCGTTGAGAACTGTTGGGAGATGGTCGACCACAAGAACGCGGCGCTGGTCGTTGACGATGACCTTACTTTCGCAGTCGATCCTGACCGTCTCCAACAACTCTTTGAGAACCTGTTTCGCAACGCCATCGAACACGGGGGTGACGACGTGACGATCCGGGTCGGTGCTCTCGAAAATAATGGTTTCTACGTCGAAGACGACGGCCCGGGCATCCCCGAGGAAAAACGCGAAGCCGTCTTCGATTCTGGGTTTACAACGAACCGCGACGGAACCGGCTTCGGGCTCGCAATCGTCAAGGAAATTGTTGAGGTCCACGGCTGGACTGTCTCGGTGGCTGACAGCGACGAAGGGGGTGCACGCTTTGAGGTAACGGACATCGAGACCAAGCACTCAGACGAATAATGGACTCACTCATCTACCGACTAACCTGGATTGCTATACTTAGTCTCTAAGTAGAGCAATCTGTTCTGCTGGTCTCGTTCTCTTTCTGTTGGTGATGTGTGTGTCGACCTCAACCGATCACCTCGCTTGTCAAGTGGCTTTGTTTCCAACGTTAGTACTATCTACTAACGAGAGTTGTTCGTCAGCCAGATTGGCTCTGATTGGCTGTCGACCATATGCATAAGCAGATATCACAATCGACGAAACTGTCCCGTAGCTATCGCCACCGAAAGACACAGTATTCTGTGCTCACATAGTATTCTGTATGCCGACTATCACTGTCAACGTCGATGATGAACTCAAAGAGCGGATGGAGAACCACCCTGAGATCAATTGGAGTGAGGTAACTCGACAAGCAATCTCTGAGAAAATCAAGAAGCTTGAATTGATGGATGAGCTCACAGTAGATAGTGAACTAGGAGATGAGGATGTGGATGAAATAGCTGCGAAAATCAACGGCAGCGCACGCCAGCGCCTTGAAGAAGAGTCGGAGTAGACTACCGAATGAAACTGGTTGTAGATGCGAATGTCGTTATCTCAGCTCTCATCTCAGATTCAAAAACACGGGAACTCATCGTTACGCTAGAGCCTGATCTTCTGACGCCAGAAGTTGTTCACGATGAGATAGAACGCTACGAGGATCTCATCGTCGAGAAGTCAGGAATGGACCTAGACCGGGTACGACAGTTTATCGATCTACTGTTTGATCATATTGAGACAGTGCCCGCAAGCGAATTCTATCAGCATATCGATCAGGCCGATAGTGCAATTGGTGAGGCTGATCCAGATGATGTTCTGTATGTTGCTTGTGCTCTTGGCTGTGAAGCAGCAATTTGGAGTGATGATTCAGATTTCAACGAACAGGACCTCGTCTCGGTGTTTACCACCGGTGAGGTTATTGGGTCGTTTGACACTGTCTGAGTAGAGAGTTCGTATGTAGAGCGATTTCTCTGAGCCTGAACTAATATCAGTCACAGGTGGGTGCTGTCGACCGGAGTTTCGAACTACTAGGCAATACTTTAAGTCACTCCATCTCACAAGCTAAGCCAACAGCTAAGGAAAATAAATAACCGAGAAGGCAGCTGGTTGGACACCTACTGCTTCTTCTCGGATGAATATAAGCGTTTGCCTTCAGTGAGCCACTGCTGTATCTCTCACTACGTGTTGTGTGAGGAACATAGTGCAACTGCAACAGATATGTCAAAATACACAAGATCAACGGTAGAAACCGACGTTAATCTCACCACAAGCCGATAGTTATGACTCACCAGAATTGTTCCAAACGAAAATCCGGGGCCAAAGTTCCTACGCTCGATCCCGGATTTCGTTTCGTAGTATCCCGAAGCGGATCAGTGGATATGATCCTACGAGGAGCGTGTGACGGTATGCTCCTACCAGTAAGGTCGACGTTCGGGTTCAAATTCCTTTCGGCCCTTACTGGTTGTAGGTCGATCTCCACAGAGTCCGCTTCACCATACGGCGGGCTCCATGCACTCAGAACCCAATAATCAAGATCGACACCCCGATATTCGGCAGGTTGCGCCTGATGGATCACTTTCGACAGCTGGCATCCTTGTCAGTGATGTCTCTCCAAGAATTACTGAGTGGGTTCCAGGGCTGCTCGACGAACTCCTCCCAAGCAGTGTTCGAACTCTTCGAGAATACATTGCTCACACTGATCCAGGAATCCTCTCGGACGGGCGATACGGTTCGCTGGTGGGCAAAATGCAGGCCGATACCTTGGGGGTCACGCATCGAGAATGGGGGTCGACGACCGACACGTGGAGTGATGATGAGGCTGAAGCCGTCGAATACCTCCATTCGCTATTTAATCGCGCTGTCAAGTACCACGATCAGTCGACCGACGAACTATCGAACTACCACCAGCAGCGTGAGAAAAATATCGACACTGCACTGACCAAGATCGGGACTGGCAAAGGTCCACTCAACGGTGGCCTCGAAGCACTCGCTAAAGGCCCCGTTGCACTTCACAGTGAGTTCGACGAGGCTCCACAGCCCATTACGCTCATCCTCGATGGGCAGTCCTGGACGGACCTCGACGACCGGTCAACTGGTGTACGGGCTCTCGCTGCAATTGCAGTCCTCGGGTCAGCCTTCGATGT
This genomic stretch from Halorubrum lacusprofundi ATCC 49239 harbors:
- a CDS encoding PIN domain-containing protein; translated protein: MKLVVDANVVISALISDSKTRELIVTLEPDLLTPEVVHDEIERYEDLIVEKSGMDLDRVRQFIDLLFDHIETVPASEFYQHIDQADSAIGEADPDDVLYVACALGCEAAIWSDDSDFNEQDLVSVFTTGEVIGSFDTV